The genomic segment GATGCCGTGGCTGAAGGAGCACCGGCTGGTCGACAAGACCAAGAACTGAGCCGGCGACGCACGGGCACCGGGCCGCGGCACCGCGCGGTCCGGGCGGCCCCGCCGGGCGGCAGAATCAAGTTGCTGGCGATGCCTGTCGGGTGCTATTTCCTGTGAAGAGCGGTTGACAACGGCTTGAAAATCCAAGGCTTGAACGCCGACGGTTCGTTTTCGGCGGGCCCGGTGGATTTGCCCAGAGGGCAGCGTGTGCGCCGTCCCATGACTCGACGGATTGGTGGAGCCTGAGCCGGACCATGTTGTCCAAACTCCTCGGTATGATGTCGGCCGACATGGCCATCGACCTGGGCACGGCCAACACGCTGGTCTACGTCAAGGGTCGCGGCATCGTGCTGAACGAGCCCTCGGTGGTGGCCATCGCCAATGTCCGCGGCCGCCAGCAGGTGCTGGCGGTGGGCGAGGAGGCCAAGCAGATGCTGGGCCGCACGCCCGGCAACATCCAGGCGATCCGGCCGCTGCGCGATGGCGTCATCGCGGACTTCGAGGTCGCCGAGGAGATGATCAAGCACTTCATCCGCAAGGTGCACAACCGGCGCAGCTTCGCCAGCCCGCAGGTGATCATCTGCGTGCCGTCGGGCTCGACGGCGGTGGAACGCCGCGCGATCCAGGAATCGGCCGAGAGCGCGGGCGCGCGGCGCGTGTTCCTGATCGAGGAGCCTATGGCCGCGGCGATCGGCGCCGGTCTGCCGGTGACCGAGCCGACCGGCTCGATGGTGGTCGACATCGGCGGCGGCACCACCGAGGTGGCGGTGCTGTCGCTGGGCGGCATCGTCTATTCGCGCTCGGTCCGGGTCGGCGGCGACAAGATGGACGAGGCGATCATCGGCTATATCCGCCGCACCCATAACCTGCTGATCGGCGAGGGCACCGCGGAGCGGATCAAGAAGCAGATCGGTTCGGCCTGCCCGCCGGAGGACGGCGAGGGCGCGGTGATGGAGATAAAGGGCCGCGACCTGATGAACGGCGTGCCGAAGGAACTGGTCATCTCCGAGCGGCAGGTGGCGGAAAGCCTGGCCGAGCCGGTCAGCGCCATCGTCGAGGCGGTCAAGGTGGCGCTGGAGCACACCGCGCCGGAACTGGCGGCCGACATCGTCGACAAGGGCATCGTGCTGACCGGGGGCGGCGCGCTGCTCGGCAACCTGGACTATGTGCTGCGCCACGCCACCGGCCTGCCGGTGTCGATCGGCGACGACGCGCTGTCGTGCGTGGCGCTGGGCACCGGCCGGGCGCTGGAGGAGCTGAAGACGCTGCGGCACGTCTTGATCAACCAGTAACGCGGGACTGGTAGCACGCGAACGGAACAGGCAAAGATGAACGTTCGTCGACGCGCCGTTGGGCCGGCCGGCGAATTGCGGTAGGATTCCCCCTGCGGCGGATGCGCGAGGCGCGGTTCCGCCGGCCTGCTGCCGAGACGACAGGGCGAAGGACGCCAGATGGCACGACCCCCGGCCAGCACGATTGTCCGCTATGCGATTCCGTTGAAGGTCCTGTTGCAGCGCTTCGCGCTGGCGACGACCGTGCTGCTCGCATTCGGGCTGATGCTGCTGGCCAAGGCCGACTCCCGGTTCATGGAGCGGGTGCGGGTCGCGGTCGCCGACATGATGTCGCCCATCGTCGACGCGGCGTCCGAACCGGCGCAGTCGGTGTCCGACTTCATGGATTCGCTGACCGAGCTGGCGGTGCTGCGCGAGGAGAACGCGCGGCTGCGCGAGGAGAACGCTCGCCTGCTGGAGTGGGAACGGGCGGCGCGCGCCATGCAGGCGCAGAACCACGCGCTGCGCGCGCTGACCAACTTCGTCGACGTGCCGGCGGCGGCCCAGATCGCCGCGCGAGTGATCGGCGACAGCAGCGGCGTCTACGTGCGCAGCCTGCTGGTGGCCGTCGGCAGCGTCGACGGCGTCGCCAAGGGCCAGGCGGTGATGACCGGCGAGGGGCTGGTCGGGCGCATCACCGAGGTCGGCCAGCGGGCCGCGCGGGTGTTGCTGATCACCGATCTCAATTCCCGCATCCCGGTGCGCGTGGAGCGGACGCGGGGCCGCGCCATCCTGCTGGGCGACAACACCGACCTGCCATTGCTGCAATACCTGCCCAGCGCCGACTCGGTGGCGCCCGGCGATCGGGTGGTGACGTCCGGCGACGCCGGGGTGTTCCCGCCGGGCCTCGCGGTCGGCGAGGTGGTGGCGGTGACCGACGGCACCGTGCGCGTACAGCCGTTCGTCGACTGGGACCGGCTGGAACTGGTGCGGGTGGTGGACTTCGCGCTGCCCGGCCTGATCGACGACTTCCACAACGACGGTGAGATGGCCGACCAGCCGGCGGGGCCCGAGGCCGACGTGCCGGAGGCGCCGGGCCCGGCCAACATGGTCACGCCGGTGTCCGACGGCACCGCGGTGCACCAGCAGTGAGCGGGGCGCGGCGATGAACCGGCTGCTGCTGCGCATCGATGCCGTCGCCCGCCAGTCGGTGCCGGTGGCGCTGACGCTGCTGCTGGTGCTGATCTCCGCGCTGCCGCCGGTGCTGCCGGTGTTCCGCGAGGCGGCGCCGGCCTGGGTGCTTATCGCCGTGTTCCATTGGTCGGTCCAGCGGCCGGAGCTGATGCCGGTGCAGGCGGCCTTCGTCATCGGCCTGTTGCAGGACCTGCTGCTCGGCCTGCCGCCGGGCAGCAGCGCGCTGATCTACGTGGTGCTGCGCGGCGTGGCCGGGCGCATCGCGCAACTGACCGCGGGCCGCGGCTTCGTCAACCTGTGGATCATGTTCGCGGGTGCCGCGGCCGGCGCCGGCCTGCTGCGCTACCTGATCATGACCGTCTGGCTGGAGCGGGTGCTGGATCCGGTGCCGGCGCTGTTCGAACTGCTGCTGACCGTCGGCGTCTTTCCGCTCGTCTCCTGGCTGCTGACCAGGCTGCAGCGCGGGTTGCTGACCCATGCTTAGGCTGCGCCGGAAGAAGCAGGCGGCGGCCGAGCGCGTCATGGCGGGCTTCCGCCGCGACGAGGACCGCATGCGCGGCTTCAGTCGCCGCGCGTTGACGATCGGCGGCCTGCAGGTCGGGCTGTTCGGCGTGCTCGGCGCCCGGCTTTACGGGCTGCAGGTGGTGGAGGCCGACCGCTATGCGCTGCTGGCGGAGGACAACCGGGTCAATATGCGCCTGCTGCCGCCGCCGCGCGGCGAGATCTTCGACCGCAACGGCGAACCGGTCGCGGTCAACGAGCTGAACTACCGGGTCCAGATGGTGCCCGAGCAGGCCGGCGAGATGGAGGTGGTGCTGGCGCGGCTGGCACGCATCGTTGCGCTGGCGCCCGACGAGATCGAGCGCATCCTGGAGGAGGTCGGCCGCCGCCGCTCGTTCCTGCCGGTGATGGTGGCGGAGAACCTGACCTGGAACCAGGTCGCCAGCGTCGAGGTCAACGCACCGGACCTGCCGGGCGTGTCGATCGACCTCGGCTATCGCCGCATCTATCCGAATGCCGCCGCGATGGGCCACCTGACCGGCTACATCGCCCCGCCGCGGGAGGAGGACTTGAACGGCGACCCGCTGCTCGAGTTGCCCGATTTCCAGATGGGCCGCAGCGGACTGGAGCGGCGCTACGACGAGGTGCTGCGCGGGCGCGCCGGCGTCAGCCAGGTCGAGGTCAACGCCCTGGGCCGCGTGATCCGCGAGCTGACGCGCGAGGAAGGCCAGCCGGGCCGCGACCTGACGCTGACCATCGATGCCGGCCTGCAGCGCGCCACGGTCGAGCGCTTCGGCGAGGAGAGCGGCGCCGCGGTGGTCATGGACGCCCACACCGGCGACGTGCTGGCGATGGTGTCGGCGCCGGCCTACGACCCCAACCAGTTCATCGGCGGCATCTCGGTCGCCAACTGGAACGCGCTGACCGACAACCCGCGCGCGCCGCTGCGCGACAAGGCGATCGCCGGCACCTACTCGCCCGGCTCCACCTTCAAGATGGTGGTCGGGCTCGCCGCGCTGGAGGCGGGCATCATCGACGCCAACAGCGAGGTCTGGTGCCCGGGCTTCCTCGACTACGGCGTCAACCGCTTCCACTGCTGGAAGCATTTCGGCCACGGCCACGTCAACCTGGCCAGTGCGATCGAGCAGTCGTGCGACGTCTATTTCTACGAGACCGCGCTGGAACTGGGCATCGACAAGCTCAGCGCATTCGCGCGGCGCTATGGCTTCGGCGACCTGACCGGGGTCGACCTGGTCGGCGAGCGCACCGGCCTGATGCCGACGAAGGGCTGGAAGGAGGCCACGCTGGGCAACCCGTGGGTGCCGGGCGATACCATCAACGCCGGCATCGGCCAGGGCTATGTCAACTGCACGCCGCTGCAGCTGGCGGTGATGACCGCGCGGCTGGTCAACGGCGGCTATGCGGTGACCCCGCGCCTGACCAAGCGGCTGGAGGGCGAACCGGCGCCGACCTTCCCGTCGATGGGCATACCCGACATCTGGCAGGGCTGGATCCGCGACGCCATGAGCCTGGTGGTCAATTCGCCGAGCGGCACCGCCTACCGCGCGCGGATCGAGGACGAGCGGCTGGCGATGGGCGGCAAGTCCGGCACCGTGCAGGTCCGCCGCATCACGGCGGCGGAGCGCGCGGCCGGCATCATCAGCGACGAGGACCGGCCCTGGCACCACCGCAACCATGCGCTGTTCGTCGCCTATGCGCCGGTCTATGCACCGCGTTTCGTGTGCGGCGTGGTCGTGGAGCATGGCGGCGGCGGTTCGTCCACCGCCGCGCCGATCGCGCGCGATACGCTGCTCGACGTGCAGCGCCGGTTCGGTGCCGCCGAGGTGGCGGACATCGGTCCGCTGCAGCGCTGAGGCCGGCCGGCGATGGCGCTGACCTCGACCCTGCCCGTCGAACGGTTGACCCTGACCCGCCGGCTGCTCGGCATCAACTGGATGCTGCTGGTCCTGGTCACCGGCCTGGCCGCCACCGGCGTCGCGATGCTCTATTCCGCCGGCAACGGCAGCTTCCATCCGTGGGCTTCGGCCCATGCGCTGCGCTATGCCGTCTGCACCGCGATCATGCTGGTGGTGGCGGTGATCGACCTGCGCCTGCTGCTGCGCATGGCCTATGTCTTCTATTTCCTGACGCTGGCCCTGCTGATAGGCGTGGAGGTGATGGGCAGCATCGGCATGGGCGCCCAGCGCTGGATCGACCTCGGCATCATCAAGCTGCAGCCGTCGGAACTGATGAAGCTGGCGCTGGTGCTGGCGCTGGCCCGCTATTTTCACGGCTGCACCCACCTGGACCTGCGTCGGGTGACAATGATGGTGCCGCCGGTGCTGCTGACGCTGATGCCGATCGCGCTGGTGATGAAGCAGCCCGACCTCGGCACCGCGGTGACGCTCGGGCTCGGCGCCACCGCCGTGTTCTTCGTCGCCGGGGTCAGGCTGTGGATGTTCGCGGTGGTCGGCGTCGCGCTGGCCGGGGCGGCGCCGCTGGCGTGGAACATGCTGCACGACTATCAGCGCCAGCGCGTGATGACCTTCCTCGACCCGGAGAGCGACCCGCTCGGCGCCGGCTACCACATCCTGCAATCCAAGATCGCGCTCGGCTCCGGCGGCCTGTTCGGCCGCGGTTTCCTGCAGGGCAGCCAGAGCCACGGCAGCTTCCTGCCCGAGAAGCAGACCGACTTCGTCTTCACCATGCTGGCGGAGGAATTCGGGCTGGTCGGCGGGCTTGCGCTGCTCACCCTCTATCTGATGGTGATCGGCTTCTGCATCGCGATCGGCCTGCGAGCGCGCAACCAGTTCGGCCGCATCCTCAGCTTCGGCGTCGGCTTCACCCTGTTCCTCTATGTCTTCATCAACGTCGCCATGGTTTCGGGCCTGATGCCGGTGGTGGGCGTGCCGTTGCCGCTGATCTCCTACGGCGGCACGGCGATGCTGACCGCGATGATCGGCATCGGACTGGTGATGAACGTCTACGTCAGCCGCGACTTGCGCATCGGTCGGCGGGCCGACGACGACTGACGCACCGGTCCGGCGTCTGCCGATGTTGCTAGCGCGCGGCGGGCGTTGAGCCGTTGCGCGGGGCGGTTAGCACGTCGCGGACGAGCAGCTTGGCGCCGTCGATGGCATGCAGCGCCTCGATCAGCGCCTCGCGTTCATGGCGCGGCAGTTCGCGGGCTGCCAGCCAGTTCGTCGCCGGCTGGCCGGCGGCGCGGTCGGCGACCTGCTGGGCCGCGAGCATGCGCAGCACCAGTCCGTGCGCCTCGACGATCTCCGCCACCGCCCCGCTCTCCGCCCCGCCGATGGCGGCCGCGGCGCGCAGCCGACCGACCGTGCCGGTCTCCGGCGTCTCGGTCGCCAGCGCCATGATCCGCGCCGCCGCGACGGCGGGAAGCAACGCACCGATCTTGGCATCGAAGCGGCCGCTGTCGGGGTCGGTGCGCAACCGCCCGAACAGGTTGAACGGCGGCGACAGGCTGTCGAGCTGGCCGGCCATCATGCGCAGGAACAGCGGGGCGCGTGCCGCGGCGGCCAGCGACTGGGCGCGCAGCGCGCCGGCCAGGCCGCGGTCGCCATGCACCGGCTGGAAGTCGAAGAAGATGTCGACGTTGAGCAGGCTCTCGCCCTCGGCCCGCGCGATCCAGCGGCCGATCTCGTCGCGCCAGCCCGCCAGGGTCCGCCGCCAGTGCGGCTCCGACGCCATCACGTGGCCGATGCAGTAGGGGATGCCGGCGGCATCGAGGAAGTCGCTGGCCATGCGGCCCAGCTCGGCGAACCAGCCGTCGTCCGCGACTGTGCCGGCATGGACGATGGCGTTGTCCTGGTCGGGGCGCAGCAGGCTTTCGCCGCGTCCGGCCGAGCCGAGCACCAGAAAGGCATAGGCGGCCGGCGGCGGTCCAAGATGCGAATCGCTGAGTCGCGCTTCGGCCAGGGCGACGGCGCGCGCGGTGGCGTCGCGGAACACGCCGGCGACGACCGCCGCGATCTCGTGGCCGCCGCACCCGTCGGCCAGCATCGCCCGGGCCAGGGCCGGCAGCTGGGCCAGGCTCTCCGCCATCTCCTGTGGGGTTTCCGCGGCGCCGATGGCGTCGCCGATCACCGGCGCCTGGCCGGCGCGCAGCTTGAGCAGGGCGCGGGCGCTGACCATGCCGGCCAGCCGGCCGTCGTCGACGACCGGCAGGTGGCGGATGCCGAGGCGCTGCATCCGGCCGATGGCGACATAGACGAAGGCGTCGGGTGCGATGGTGGCCACGTCGGCGGTCATCGCCTGCAGCACGGTCGCGCGGTCGAGGTCGACGCCGCGGGCGATGGCGCGGACGAGATCGCGTTCGGTGAGGATCCCGCTGACCGGTCCGTCGCCGCCGGTGACCGCCAGCGCGCTGACCCGGTGCGCGCCCAACGCGGCGGCGGCCTCGCGCAGCGTTGCGCCGAGCGCGATGGTGACCACGGGCCCGACCATCACGTCGGCGACGCGCCGGCGATAGGCGAAACCGTCGAGCACGTGATCGGGCGCCGATGGGCTGTCGCTCATGGCTCGATCCAGCCGGCGGCGCGCTGGTGGGCCAGCGCGTGCCGGGCGCCCCGGGCGAACGCGCGCGCCGCGCCAAAGGTGACCACCCCGCGTTCGGCCAGCAGCGGCAGCAGCCGTAGATAGAGCTCGCCGGTGGTCAGGCAGTCGCCCAGCGCGGTGTGCCGCGCGGTCAGCGGCACCGCGTAGGCCCTGGCCAGCGCTTCCAGGTTGAGGTCGGTGCGCTTCGGTTCCAGCGCCGCGACCAGCAGAAAGGTATCCAGCGCGGGGGGCGCCGCCCATTCGATGCCGCAGCGCGCCGCCTCGCTGCGCAGCACGGTCAGGTCGAAGCCGATGTTGTGCCCGACCAGGGCGCAGCCGGCCAGCCGCGGCCCAATGCGCGCGTAGGCCTCGGCGAAGCCGGGAGCGGCCTCGACCATGCGGTCGGTGATGCCGTGCACGGCGCTGGATGCGGCCGGGATGGCGCGGCCGGGATTGACCAGCTGGTCGATCACCGTGCCGCGGAACAGCCGGGCGCCGTGCTGCCGGATCGCGCCGATCGAGACGATGCGGTCGGCCCGCACGTCCAGCCCGGTGGTCTCCAGGTCCAGCACCCAGGCGGGCAGGGCATCGAGCGGGGTGTCGTCGCCGATCGGCAGCGGCGCCGGCGGCTCCTCGTGCAGGCTCGGGTCGCAGAGCAGGCCTTCGTCGTCCGCTGCCGCCCCGCCGTGCGGCGGCGGCGGTTCCATCATGATCAGGGCGCCCTGGCCCGGGCCGAGATCGATCACCCGTGCCGACACCGTGTGGCCGTCGACGTGCCGCAGGCGGCGGGCGACCGCTAGCCCGTCCGCGCGGGCGCTGCGCCAGGCCTCGCCGAGATCGCGGTCGTCGAGCGCGGCGTAGATGCTGGTGCCGAGCGCGGCGCGCGCGCCGCCGAGCAGGCGCCGGGCCGGCGCGTTGGCCAGGCTGACCAGTCCCGTTTCCGTCACCGAGACGATGCCGTCCGGGATGGCCGCGACCATGGCGGTCAGCCGGGAGTCGGGTGCGGCGCGGGCTTCCTGCCACACCTGCGCCAGGGCCAGCGCGGCGTCCGCCAGCCGCCCGCCCTCGGCATCCTGCCGCCACGGCTCGGCGGCGGCGTCGCGGCGGGCGTGGCCGGCCGCCTCGGCGCGCATCATCACCAGGCGGCCGCGCAGCCGCTCCAGCCCGTCGAAATGGTCGTCGAGCAGCCCGATCACGATCCAGAAGCCGGCCAGGCCGACTGCGGCGCAGGCGCCGAGGACGACCAGCATGATCGCCGGTGCGCCGCTGCGGCTCCAGCCGATCAGGCCGACGACCACGGCGATGGCGAACACCAGCGCGCAGGTCAGCGCGCCGACGAACAGGCTGCGCCGGGCCGACGGCGCTCGGGCCATGGCGGTCTCCTCCCCGCGCCGGCGGCGCGGCCGAATGTGCTCGCATCGTCACTATACCACCATGCGTGCGGGCGATAGGTTGGCGGCGGATCGGCGCAGCCCCCGGTGCGCCGACGCGAGGAGGACGCCCGAATCATGACCCTGATCACCGCGCATCGCGGCGGTGCTGGCCTGTGGCCCGAGAACAGCCTGACCGCGTTCCGCGGCGCCGTCGGACTGCGCGGCCTGAACGCGGTCGAGCTCGACGTGCAGGCCTGCCGTGACGGCCGCCTGGTGGTGTTCCACGACGACACGCTCGAACGCACCAGCGACGGCAGCGGCCGGCTGGTCGAGCTCGACTTCGAAACGGTTCGCCGCAGCCGTTTGACCGGTACCGGCGGCGAGCCGCCGCCGACGCTGGACGAGGTGCTGGCGCTGCTGGTGCCGACCCGGCTGGAACTGAAGCTCGAGATCAAGGTGGCGGACGGGGCCGACGCCGACGACATGGTGGCCCGCAGCGTTGCGGCGACCGACGCGCACGGCATGACCGGGCGCACCCTGTTCATGAGCTTCGACCGCCCGGCGATCGCGGCGCTGGGCCGCCTCGGCCGTAGGCTCGCCTACAGCGTGCTGACCAGCTGGAAGGCCGACGAGGCCGAAGCGCGGATGGCCGCGCTGGTCGACGAGGCGCTGGCCGCCCATGCGGCGGCGATCGGCGTCGGCAGCAAGCCGCCGGACGATGCCGCCGGCCAGCTGGCCGCGCGTGCCGCGCTGATCGCGCGCGCGCGCGCCGCCGGGCTGCGCGCCGCGGTGTGGACCGTGAACGCTGTCGACGACCTGCGCGCCTGGCTCGGCAACGACGCCGTCGACGACGTCACCACCGACTGGCCCGACCGGGCGCTGGCGATCCGCGACGCAGCCGGGGCTTCGCCGTGGAGGTGATCACCTACAACATCCAGTACTGCCTGGGCCGCGACGGTCGCTTCGACGCCGGTCGTATCGTCGAGACGATCCGCGACGCCGACGTCGTCGCCTTGCAGGAGGTGGAGCGGTTCTGGACGCGGTCCGACGACATGGACCAGTGCCGGGTGATCGCCGATGCCTTGCCCAGCCACTATTGGATGTTCGGCCCGACCATCGACGTGCTGAAGAGCACCGGGCGCGGCGCCGATGCCGCGGTCGACAACCGGCGCCGCCAGTTCGGCAACATGATCCTGTCGCGCTTCCCGATCCTGTCTTCGCGCAACCACCTGCTGCCGAAGTACACCGACCCGGAGAAGTTCACCATCCAGCGCGGCGCGCTGGAGGCGACCATCGACGCGCCGTTCGGTCCGATCCGCGTCTACTCGACCCACCTGTGCCACCTGTCCGCCGCCCAGCGCCTGCGCCAGGTCGAAACCATCCTCGCCATTCACGGGCGCGCCGATGCCGACGGAGCGGTGCACAGCGGCCGCACGCCGGACGCCTGGGCGGACGAGACGGTCAGCCCGCCGCCGCCGCCGGCCGACGCCATGCTGCTGGGCGACTTCAACATGCAGCCGGATTCGCCCGAATACGGCCGGCTGGTCGCCGACGCCTTTGCCGATGCCTGGACCCGTGCGGGTGTCGGCGGCGACGGCGCCACCCTGTACAGCGATGCCGCGACGCGCCGCGGCATTCGCATCGACTATTGCTTCGTCACGGCGGGCCTCGGCGCGCGCCTTCGCCGGGTCGAGGTGCTGGCCGAGGCTGCCGGGTCCGACCACCAGCCGGTGCGCACGACGTTCGATCCGGACTGAGCGGCGCCGCAGGCGAGTGACCGCCGCCACAACGCGGCGGTAAGGTTAAGTTGATCGCGGCGTGATCGTCCCCATCTTCAGCACATGCAAGACGCGCCGCGCCGGTTGCGGCCGGCCGTGTCGTTCAGCCCGGAAGGGTTCGCACCATGCCATTCGACCTGCACTACGACCCCGCGACCTATCGGTCGCGGCGCTGGGAACTTGTCAGCGGCATCCTGATGTACGCTGCGCTGCTGGTCGGCGTCTTCGCCTTCTGACCGGCCGTTGACCCGCGCGTGCGATCCGCCCAGACTCGCCTGCGCTTTGCCAAGCGGAGGCGCCATGCGCAAGATCGCGGATGCCGACGGCGTCCACCCGCCATTCGCCAACTACAGCCATGCCGCCGAGGTCGAAGCCGGCAGCCGGATGGTCTTCGTCTCCGGCCAGCTCGGCATCGACGCCGCGGGCCGTGTGCCGGAGGACACCGCCGAGCAGGCCGAGCTGATCTTCCGGGCGATCGCCCGCATCCTGGCGGAAGCCGGCATGGCGATGGCGGACGTCGTCCGGCTGAATGCCTATGTGGTCGACCGCGCCGACCTGGCCGCCTACATGGCCGTGCGCGACCGCCACGTCGCCAGCCCGCCGCCGGCCAGCACGCTGCTGCTGGTCCCCGGCTTCGCCGGCCCGCAGTTCAAGCTGGAAGTGGAGGCGGTGGCGGCACGGCCGGCCTGACGCGCGCGCTTTCCGCGCCACCGCGCATTGGTGCCCCCGACCAAGTCCTTCGTCGGGAACCGGACGAGGCGCTGCAGTGTCTGCCACCGGCGCCGTGGCCGGCTGCCGCGACCACGTCCCAAGCCAATCGAAGCGCGCAATCCCCAAGGCGTCATTGCGAGCCGCCGACAGGCGGCGCGGCAATCCGGTTCGACCATTTGGCCGATGGCCCCGGATTGCCGCACCGCGCCGCGCAGTGACGGCGGAAGCGGTCAGGCGCGGGCGTCCTCGCGGATCATCTCGCTCGCCTTCTCGGCGATCATGATCACCGGCGAGTTGGTGTTGCCGGAGGTGATCGTCGGCATTACCGAGGCGTCGACCACGCGCAGGCCTTCGACGCCGTTGACTCGGAGCCGGGGGTCGACCACCGCGTCGGCGTCGATGCCCATGCGCGCGGTGCCGACCGGGTGGAAGATGGTGGTGGCGATGTCGCCGGCGGCACGGGCGAGGTCGTCCTCGCTGTCCAGGTGGGTGCCCGGCTTGAACTCCTGCGGCCGGAAGCGGGCCAGTGCCGGTGCGGCACAGATGCGCCGGGTCAGCAGGATCGACTGGGCCGCGACCCGGCGGTCGGCGGCGGTCGCCAGGTAGTTCGGGCGGATCTCCGGCGGCGTCGACGGATCGGGGCCGGCGATGGCCACCGTGCCGCGGCTCTCCGGCCGCAGGTTGCACACGCTGGCGGTGAAGGCCGAGAACGGGTGCAGCGGCTCGCCGAAGGCGTCCAGCGACAGCGGCTGGACGTGATACTCGATGTTGGGCGTGTCATAGGACGCGTCCGAGCGGGCGAACACGCCAAGCTGGC from the Alphaproteobacteria bacterium genome contains:
- a CDS encoding endonuclease/exonuclease/phosphatase family protein is translated as MEVITYNIQYCLGRDGRFDAGRIVETIRDADVVALQEVERFWTRSDDMDQCRVIADALPSHYWMFGPTIDVLKSTGRGADAAVDNRRRQFGNMILSRFPILSSRNHLLPKYTDPEKFTIQRGALEATIDAPFGPIRVYSTHLCHLSAAQRLRQVETILAIHGRADADGAVHSGRTPDAWADETVSPPPPPADAMLLGDFNMQPDSPEYGRLVADAFADAWTRAGVGGDGATLYSDAATRRGIRIDYCFVTAGLGARLRRVEVLAEAAGSDHQPVRTTFDPD
- a CDS encoding RidA family protein; the encoded protein is MRKIADADGVHPPFANYSHAAEVEAGSRMVFVSGQLGIDAAGRVPEDTAEQAELIFRAIARILAEAGMAMADVVRLNAYVVDRADLAAYMAVRDRHVASPPPASTLLLVPGFAGPQFKLEVEAVAARPA